TATTCCCAGCGTCTAGTAGAATTAGCCGCTTATTTAAAAAAATATCTTAACTAAAAAAATATGAGAATGACAGGAAAAGTGGCGATTGTCACCGGTGCCACTTCAGGAATTGGCCGGGCAATAGCTGAGCACTTCTTAAAAGAAGGAGCGCAAGTAGTTTTTTCGAGTTTGTCGGAAGAAATGGAATTAAACAATCCAAATGCTATCTATGTAAAATGTGATGTTTCTAAAAGCGCTGAGGTTGATAATTTGGTCCAGGCCGCCGTTGATAAATTTGGACGCTTAGATGTGATGGTTAACAACGCCGGCGTTGGTGACTCTCATACTTTAATTGAGACTAGTGATGAAGAGTGGGATAAAATTATTTCCATTAATTTGACGGGTGTTTTCTATGGTGCGCGTGCGGCCGCCCGCAAGATGAAAGAGTTAAAGATTGCCGGTAACATTATTAATATGAGTTCGGTTTT
This window of the Candidatus Parcubacteria bacterium genome carries:
- a CDS encoding SDR family NAD(P)-dependent oxidoreductase (Derived by automated computational analysis using gene prediction method: Protein Homology.), whose amino-acid sequence is MRMTGKVAIVTGATSGIGRAIAEHFLKEGAQVVFSSLSEEMELNNPNAIYVKCDVSKSAEVDNLVQAAVDKFGRLDVMVNNAGVGDSHTLIETSDEEWDKIISINLTGVFYGARAAARKMKELKIAGNIINMSSVLGKVGFFGAISYCSAKGGVVQLTRTAALELAPSGIRVNAIAPGFITTKMTEGILENEQFNKIIVDSTPLGHVGDVDDIALAAVYLASDEAKYVTGEMLYVDGGWTSR